One stretch of Streptomyces sp. A2-16 DNA includes these proteins:
- a CDS encoding TetR/AcrR family transcriptional regulator has protein sequence MAGERGEARSGDVRAATGPTRRASDRGRYGRLSRERVLASALELVDREGLSALSMRRLGAELGVEAMALYRYAAGKDELLDGLVEALYLQLEERLEAESGDADWRTGLHRVARATYEVCLAHPEAVPLLATRMLAVPLARRPLAVLRDHERVLGLLREGGLDDERAAAVFRAFTAWILGYVIVELRPMVDNPDESDPAFRLGLHRMPPQELPVLREFAPALAERGGPEGLAAGLDALLARFGEGGGGEARR, from the coding sequence GCGACCGCGGCCGCTACGGCCGGCTCAGCAGGGAGCGGGTGCTGGCCAGCGCGCTGGAGCTCGTGGACCGGGAGGGACTGTCGGCGTTGAGCATGCGGCGCCTGGGGGCCGAGCTCGGCGTGGAGGCGATGGCCCTCTACCGGTACGCGGCAGGCAAGGACGAGCTGCTGGACGGCCTCGTCGAGGCGCTCTACCTCCAGCTGGAGGAACGTCTGGAGGCGGAGTCCGGCGACGCCGACTGGCGCACCGGACTCCATCGCGTGGCGCGGGCGACGTACGAGGTCTGCCTCGCCCACCCCGAGGCCGTCCCGCTGCTCGCCACCCGCATGCTCGCGGTACCGCTGGCCCGTCGGCCGCTCGCGGTGCTCAGGGACCACGAGCGGGTGCTCGGACTGCTCCGGGAGGGCGGGCTCGACGACGAGCGTGCCGCCGCCGTGTTCCGGGCCTTCACGGCCTGGATCCTCGGTTATGTGATCGTCGAACTGCGGCCCATGGTCGACAACCCCGACGAGTCGGACCCGGCGTTCCGCCTCGGCCTGCACCGCATGCCGCCCCAGGAACTGCCGGTGCTCCGTGAGTTCGCCCCCGCCCTCGCCGAGCGGGGCGGACCGGAGGGGCTCGCGGCCGGGCTGGACGCGCTGCTCGCTCGGTTCGGTGAGGGCGGGGGCGGTGAGGCTCGGCGGTGA